In Astatotilapia calliptera chromosome 16, fAstCal1.2, whole genome shotgun sequence, one genomic interval encodes:
- the pdzk1 gene encoding Na(+)/H(+) exchange regulatory cofactor NHE-RF3 isoform X1, whose product MPDMAGYKPRVFTLSKKPKQTFGFYLRVENGEEGHLIRCLEMGGPAELAGIKDGDRILRVNGTFVDECSHSEVVDLVKNSGTSVTFHILDESSYKQAKAQGVNLSNPGSKPVANGVEKHRLKPKLCYLVKSSSSFGFSIRSVEGERGLFMTEVTPGGTAERAGVKLSDRLVEINGENVENITHEGAVDKIKRAGSHIMFLLVDEETDKFYQKTHAKIGSWLATTKYLPQEPRIINITKGSDGYGFTLREEPNQAGHFIRDIERGSSAEKARLKEMDRLVAVDGRDVESCRHEEVVDRIKQSGNKCCLLVVDKDTDQVYKLGKVPPLLFLEEMNDSNSPPSYTEAVNLPIPTRSSTPAAERKEELRPKLCKLEKTSDGFGFHLNSIQGVCGHYLQNVVKGGVADKVGMEDDDIVVEVNGVNVEQSHHDDVVKIIQGSGNYLEMLVAKKSVYEKLKAQGVPITRQLLGETSYAQVHSAKTPEASRKERLEEEEARPTTPTEPERQRNSSVSSSSSTESIDERL is encoded by the exons atgcCT GACATGGCTGGGTACAAGCCACGGGTGTTTACCCTATCCAAGAAACCAAAACAGACATTTGGCTTCTATCTGAGGGTGGAAAATGGCGAGGAGGGTCACCTGATCCGCTGCTTGGAAATGGGAGGTCCAGCTGAGCTGGCTGGCATCAAAGACGGAGACCGCATCCTCCGGGTCAATGGAACATTTGTCGATGAATGTTCGCATTCTGAA GTGGTGGACCTGGTGAAAAACAGTGGAACATCTGTCACATTTCACATTCTCGATGAATCCTCCTACAAGCAAGCAAAAGCCCAGGGAGTAAACCTTTCCAACCCTGGAAGCAAGCCAGTTGCCAATGGAGTGGAAAAACATCGTCTAAAACCCAAACTCTGCTACTTGGTTAAGTCCAGCTCAAGCTTTGGGTTTTCTATTCGCTCAGTTGAAG GTGAGCGTGGACTTTTCATGACAGAAGTGACCCCAGGAGGCACAGCTGAAAGGGCAGGGGTCAAACTCAGTGACCGTCTGGTGGAGATCAACGGGGAAAACGTAGAAAACATCACACACGAAGGAGCAGTGGACAAAATTAAACGGGCAGGCAGCCATATCATGTTCCTACTGGTCGACGAGGAAACAGACAAGTTCTATCAGAAGACTCATGCAAAGATTGGCTCGTGGTTAGCCACAACAAAGTACCTCCCTCAAGAACCACGCATCATCAACATAACCAAAGGATCTGATGGATACGGCTTCACCCTTAGAGAGGAGCCCAATCAAGCAG GACACTTCATCAGGGACATAGAGAGAGGCAGTTCAGCAGAAAAAGCGCGCCTGAAGGAAATGGACAGGCTGGTGGCTGTGGATGGCAGAGATGTGGAGAGCTGCCGCCATGAGGAGGTGGTAGACAGGATCAAGCAGAGTGGCAACAAATGTTGCCTCCTAGTAGTGGACAAAGACACAGACCAAGTGTATAAGCTG GGGAAAGTTCCTCCTCTGCTTTTCTTGGAGGAGATGAATGATTCCAACTCACCACCCAGTTACACAGAAGCTGTTAACTTACCCATTCCTACAAGATCAAGCACGCCTGctgcagagaggaaagaggaactCAGGCCTAAACTGTGTAAACTGGAGAAGACCTCAGATGGCTTTGGCTTTCATCTAAATAGCATCCAGGGAGTGTGCGGCCATTACCTTCAAAAT GTGGTGAAGGGTGGAGTAGCTGACAAGGTAGGCATGGAGGATGATGACATTGTGGTTGAGGTGAACGGGGTGAATGTAGAGCAGAGCCATCATGATGACGTGGTGAAGATTATCCAAGGCAGTGGGAATTATCTGGAAATGTTGGTGGCTAAAAAGAGCGTCTATGAAAAGCTCAAAGCTCAAGGAGTGCCTATCACACGCCAGCTCCTCGGGGAAACATCTTACGCTCAAGTCCACAGTGCAAAAACTCCAGAAGCCAGCAGGAAGGAGAGactggaggaagaggaagcaagACCTACAACCCCGACTGAACCAGAAAGACAGAGG AACTCATCCGTGTCATCATCTTCGTCTACAGAAAGCATTGATGAGAGATTGTGA
- the si:ch73-390b10.2 gene encoding Golgi pH regulator, producing the protein MSFLVDSVIMFTSQVLFFGFGWLFFMRQLFKDYEVRHYVVQVVFSVTFAFSCTMFELIIFEILGALSSSSRYFHWKLNLYVILLVLIFVVPFYIGYFVVSNIRLLQRQRLLFACMVWFTFMYFFWKLGDPFPILSPKHGILSIEQLISRVGVIGVTLMALLSGFGAVNCPYTYMSYFLRNVTDSDILALERRLLQTMDMIVSKKKRIAMTRRQMYQRGEDQNKQTGFWGMIKSVTSTQTGSENLSLVQQEVDALEELSRQLFLETVDLQATKERIEYSKTFQGKYFNFLGYFFSIYCVWKIFMATINIVFDRVGKTDPVTRGIEITVNYLGIQFDVKFWSQHISFILVGIIIVTSIRGLLITLTKFFYAISSSKSSNVIVLVLAQIMGMYFVSSVLLMRMSMPLEYRSIVTEVLGELQFNFYHRWFDVIFLVSALSSILFLYLAHKQAPEKHMAL; encoded by the exons ATGTCGTTTCTAGTGGACTCAGTCATTATGTTCACCTCACAG GTTCTGTTCTTTGGTTTCGGCTGGTTGTTCTTTATGCGGCAGCTGTTCAAAGACTATGAG GTGCGGCACTATGTTGTCCAGGTGGTTTTCTCTGTCACCTTTGCTTTTTCATGCACGATGTTTGAGCTCATTATCTTTGAGATTCTGGGTGCCTTAAGCAGCAG TTCCAGGTATTTCCACTGGAAGCTGAATCTCTACGTGATTCTGCTGGTTCTAATCTTTGTGGTGCCTTTCTACATTGGTTATTTTGTTGTCAGCAACATCCGCCTAT TGCAGAGACAGCGGCTTCTTTTTGCCTGTATGGTGTGGTTTACCTTCATGTATTTCTTCTGGAAGTTGGGAGATCCATTCCCCATCTTGAGCCCGAAACATG GGATTTTATCCATTGAGCAGCTAATCAGTCGTGTTGGTGTGATCGGAGTCACTCTCATGGCTCTGCTGTCTGGGTTTGGTGCCGTCAACTGTCCCTACACCTACATGTCCTACTTCCTCAG AAATGTAACAGACAGTGACATCCTTGCTCTGGAGAGACGGCTGCTTCAGACTATGGACATGATTGTCAGCAAAAAGAAACG aATTGCTATGACCCGGAGGCAGATGTACCAGCGTGGGGAAGACCAGAACAAACAGACAGGATTCTGGGGCATGATCAAGAGTGTCACCTCGACACAAACGGGCAGTGAAA ACCTCTCTCTGGTCCAGCAGGAGGTTGACGCTCTTGAGGAGTTGAGTCGGCAGCTTTTTCTTGAGACCGTAGACCTCCAAGCCACTAAG GAGCGAATTGAGTACTCAAAGACATTCCAGGGAAAATACTTTAACTTCCTTGGCTACTTCTTTTCCATCTACTGTGTGTGGAAAATCTTCATG GCCACTATAAACATAGTGTTTGATAGAGTGGGAAAGACGGATCCAGTGACGAGGGGCATTGAAATTACGGTGAACTACCTGGGCATTCAGTTTGAT GTCAAGTTTTGGTCCCAACACATTTCTTTCATCTTGGTGGGAATAATCATCGTCACGTCGATACGTGGCTTACTCATCACCCTCACCAAG tttttctacGCAATATCAAGCAGCAAGTCTTCCAATGTCATTGTGCTTGTCCTCGCTCAGATCATG GGGATGTATTTCGTGTCATCTGTGCTGCTGATGCGTATGAGCATGCCATTGGAGTATCGCTCCATTGTGACAGAGGTTCTGGGAGAGCTGCAGTTCAACTTCTATCACCGCTGGTTTGATGTCATCTTCCTGGTCAGCGCTTTGTCCAGCATCCTCTTCCTTTATCTGGCCCACAAGCAGGCACCAGAAAAACACATGGCACTCTGA
- the pdzk1 gene encoding Na(+)/H(+) exchange regulatory cofactor NHE-RF3 isoform X2, with the protein MAGYKPRVFTLSKKPKQTFGFYLRVENGEEGHLIRCLEMGGPAELAGIKDGDRILRVNGTFVDECSHSEVVDLVKNSGTSVTFHILDESSYKQAKAQGVNLSNPGSKPVANGVEKHRLKPKLCYLVKSSSSFGFSIRSVEGERGLFMTEVTPGGTAERAGVKLSDRLVEINGENVENITHEGAVDKIKRAGSHIMFLLVDEETDKFYQKTHAKIGSWLATTKYLPQEPRIINITKGSDGYGFTLREEPNQAGHFIRDIERGSSAEKARLKEMDRLVAVDGRDVESCRHEEVVDRIKQSGNKCCLLVVDKDTDQVYKLGKVPPLLFLEEMNDSNSPPSYTEAVNLPIPTRSSTPAAERKEELRPKLCKLEKTSDGFGFHLNSIQGVCGHYLQNVVKGGVADKVGMEDDDIVVEVNGVNVEQSHHDDVVKIIQGSGNYLEMLVAKKSVYEKLKAQGVPITRQLLGETSYAQVHSAKTPEASRKERLEEEEARPTTPTEPERQRNSSVSSSSSTESIDERL; encoded by the exons ATGGCTGGGTACAAGCCACGGGTGTTTACCCTATCCAAGAAACCAAAACAGACATTTGGCTTCTATCTGAGGGTGGAAAATGGCGAGGAGGGTCACCTGATCCGCTGCTTGGAAATGGGAGGTCCAGCTGAGCTGGCTGGCATCAAAGACGGAGACCGCATCCTCCGGGTCAATGGAACATTTGTCGATGAATGTTCGCATTCTGAA GTGGTGGACCTGGTGAAAAACAGTGGAACATCTGTCACATTTCACATTCTCGATGAATCCTCCTACAAGCAAGCAAAAGCCCAGGGAGTAAACCTTTCCAACCCTGGAAGCAAGCCAGTTGCCAATGGAGTGGAAAAACATCGTCTAAAACCCAAACTCTGCTACTTGGTTAAGTCCAGCTCAAGCTTTGGGTTTTCTATTCGCTCAGTTGAAG GTGAGCGTGGACTTTTCATGACAGAAGTGACCCCAGGAGGCACAGCTGAAAGGGCAGGGGTCAAACTCAGTGACCGTCTGGTGGAGATCAACGGGGAAAACGTAGAAAACATCACACACGAAGGAGCAGTGGACAAAATTAAACGGGCAGGCAGCCATATCATGTTCCTACTGGTCGACGAGGAAACAGACAAGTTCTATCAGAAGACTCATGCAAAGATTGGCTCGTGGTTAGCCACAACAAAGTACCTCCCTCAAGAACCACGCATCATCAACATAACCAAAGGATCTGATGGATACGGCTTCACCCTTAGAGAGGAGCCCAATCAAGCAG GACACTTCATCAGGGACATAGAGAGAGGCAGTTCAGCAGAAAAAGCGCGCCTGAAGGAAATGGACAGGCTGGTGGCTGTGGATGGCAGAGATGTGGAGAGCTGCCGCCATGAGGAGGTGGTAGACAGGATCAAGCAGAGTGGCAACAAATGTTGCCTCCTAGTAGTGGACAAAGACACAGACCAAGTGTATAAGCTG GGGAAAGTTCCTCCTCTGCTTTTCTTGGAGGAGATGAATGATTCCAACTCACCACCCAGTTACACAGAAGCTGTTAACTTACCCATTCCTACAAGATCAAGCACGCCTGctgcagagaggaaagaggaactCAGGCCTAAACTGTGTAAACTGGAGAAGACCTCAGATGGCTTTGGCTTTCATCTAAATAGCATCCAGGGAGTGTGCGGCCATTACCTTCAAAAT GTGGTGAAGGGTGGAGTAGCTGACAAGGTAGGCATGGAGGATGATGACATTGTGGTTGAGGTGAACGGGGTGAATGTAGAGCAGAGCCATCATGATGACGTGGTGAAGATTATCCAAGGCAGTGGGAATTATCTGGAAATGTTGGTGGCTAAAAAGAGCGTCTATGAAAAGCTCAAAGCTCAAGGAGTGCCTATCACACGCCAGCTCCTCGGGGAAACATCTTACGCTCAAGTCCACAGTGCAAAAACTCCAGAAGCCAGCAGGAAGGAGAGactggaggaagaggaagcaagACCTACAACCCCGACTGAACCAGAAAGACAGAGG AACTCATCCGTGTCATCATCTTCGTCTACAGAAAGCATTGATGAGAGATTGTGA
- the LOC113008434 gene encoding OX-2 membrane glycoprotein, translating into MMIQASCLQLCSLLLMAGRLQARVTATQHLEAPVEKPFTLTCSLSKERGESLRQVRWLDVQNKTLLTYQPGNRESVSGQQHVELAPSSAKDTSSIIIRRVGFRDEGCYTCIFDLHPTGSKQGSTCLTVTSQVTVDGNKTAVSGKKVSLLCSYGLPEKVQQIMWRHISAQGESTDVASFAKRSDPMIEPPYQGRVWLTSSLSDSQLTIQPVAIQDEGCYTCIYETRSDGPKTSTVCLSTYVLPKPQVSYKTTSPGVIEANCTSVSRPPAEIVWNVERDNRTMHPPVTKQLPQDDGTTLVISTLTVQSGLLKDVSVKCLVHHKGLESPIAVSMNTKIGTALTILISVTTVAALLVLSLCFCLWKCFLRKEAD; encoded by the exons ATGATGATCCAGGcctcctgtctgcagctgtgtTCACTCTTGCTTATGGCAGGACGCCTACAAG CTAGAGTAACAGCAACCCAGCATCTGGAAGCACCGGTGGAGAAGCCTTTCACTCTGACCTGCAGTCTTTCAAAGGAGCGAGGTGAATCCCTGAGACAGGTGCGTTGGCTAGATGTCCAGAACAAGACCCTGCTGACCTACCAGCCTGGCAACAGGGAGAGTGTGAGCGGACAGCAGCATGTGGAACTCGCCCCGTCGTCTGCAAAGGACACCTCGTCTATCATCATTCGCAGGGTGGGCTTCCGTGATGAAGGCTGCTACACTTGCATATTTGACCTGCACCCTACTGGTTCAAAGCAGGGATCGACGTGTCTCACAGTGACTT CTCAAGTCACCGTTGATGGTAACAAAACAGCAGTTAGCGGCAAAAAGGTTTCCCTTTTATGCTCCTATGGTTTGCCAGAAAAAGTTCAACAGATAATGTGGAGGCACATTTCTGCTCAAGGAGAATCCACGGATGTAGCCTCCTTTGCAAAACGGAGCGACCCCATGATCGAGCCACCCTACCAGGGGAGAGTCTGGCTCACTTCCTCCCTGTCTGACAGTCAGCTTACCATCCAGCCTGTTGCCATCCAGGACGAAGGCTGTTACACTTGCATCTATGAAACACGTTCTGATGGGCCGAAGACCTCCACAGTTTGTCTCTCCACCTACG TGCTGCCAAAACCTCAGGTGAGCTACAAAACCACTTCTCCAGGGGTGATCGAGGCAAACTGCACCTCTGTTTCAAGGCCGCCGGCAGAGATTGTGTGGAATGTGGAGAGAGACAACCGCACCATGCACCCACCTGTGACAAAGCAGCTACCGCAAGATGATGGGACCACTCTAGTGATCAGTACGCTGACTGTCCAGTCTGGGTTGCTTAAAGACGTGTCGGTCAAATGCTTGGTGCACCACAAAGGGCTTGAGTCACCAATTGCTGTATCAATGAACACTAAGA TCGGGACGGCGCTCACCATCCTGATCTCAGTCACTACAGTAGCAGCTCTGTTAGTTCTGTCTCTCTGCTTCTGCCTTTGGAAGTGTTTTTTGCGTAAAGAAG ctgatTGA